Genomic DNA from Fusarium oxysporum Fo47 chromosome IX, complete sequence:
GTAGAACATATTCAGCAAACTCCAGAGAAATACCGTGGATCCTTGCTCAATGTCGTTTCTGCACTGGCTGACGGCTGTATGGAATCCCTGAAGCGACCTGATGTGGTGCTCCGAGGCAATTTCCATGTACATGGACTTTTCTGATTGGGAGAGATATGCAAGATGCAAAGCGGCCACGCTCATGATTTCTTGGAGAACATATAGATGCTGAAGGGCGACGCTCGTGGCTGTGTTCTGCCAAAAGTTGCGTATCTCCTTGTCTTTTGCTACCTGCTGGCTGGTGGACGCGGTCCAGTGGTGGAGTAGCGTCATGTCGTGTAGATAAACGAGGACATCCGATCTACTGGGGGCCGGTGAGGCTATAGAGGCGGGTGCGAAAGAGGTGGAAGAAGTAAAGGGACCATGTTGCTGTGAACAAGGGTGGTCTGTTGTGGTAAGATGCGGAGTCGATGTTAATATGGTGACGCTTTGGCTCGACGGCGAGGTTGAAGGCACTGGTGATACCGCGACCTTGTTATGAACAAGTGGGGGATAGTTGCATGATACGCCTCGGCGGGCGCAGGCGCTGCAATTTGGCTTCTCCTCGCTACACTTTTGCCGGAAAGGCAAGCATGAATGTTAGTTAGTACTACAAGACTATGCACCAAGCTTGGTCCGCGGACCCGAGAGGCTTGATACATATTGCGTGTCTTAGAGGCAATACGGTGGGATGGTGGGACTGAATAGCCATCTGAACCCACCCATATAAAGTGCTTACCTTGACACGACGTTTCTTGCAGTTGAAACAGCCCGTTCTGACTTTTCTGTAACGCCGCTTATGGATCTCGTAATTATCCGATGTCTCGGAAACCTCGCGTCGCAGGCTAATATCGGCTCGTTCTTTTTCACCATTTATACACGAAGCCCCTATCAGCAACTGGTATACAAGTTAAAACTCAAACTGTGCTCTCTCCCAATGTTTCCATATGAAGATATCAGTCATTTAGTAACCGACGCCCGATTAGATTATGATCTCTTCTCGTTCTGTCGGACCGAGGCCGGGGATGCCTTGATTGCGTTCCTAGAAGCCGTGTCAAGGTAGTACTCCTTGGCATTAGGTACTTGACACACTCAACAAGTGGTGCACCACCACCTGCTTCTCCGCATTTCTACGTCCACTCCTGTTTCTGTAGCTTGCAGGGGGCTGCAATAATCATTGAAAGCTTTGGCACGGTTGCATTACACTGGTGGGGCTAAAAGAGATCGGCGACTTTACCCCAGATAGATAGAATGCGAGTCGGGGAGTATGGTCACGGTAGAAGCAAGGATTCGACAGTGCCTTCCAGTCACTTCAACAGCTCCATGAGGAATTGTAACACTATATAAGTCCCTAGGCCAACCGCCTTGAGTCGTTTTGACAGAAACAACAATCCCTCAACTTCTATTTAGTTTACTTCTCCCAAACCTTTTCGCCTTGATTCACTTTCACCCATCGCAACGTACAATGATTACATATCTCAGCCACAAGGCCTGGTTCATGCCTTATCCTACGAAGTTCGTGGGCCTTGCTTTAATCTCTCTTCTCACTTGCCTCACCCAAGCTGACGACTTTCGTCCTCTTTATCACTTCGTCCCAGAACAAAACTGGATGAATGAACCCAATGGCCTCATCAAGATCGGTTCCCAATGGCACCTCTTCTTCCAGCACAATCCCACCGGAAACTTTTGGGGTAACCTGAGCTGGGGCCATGCGACCAGTACTGACTTGATTGACTGGAACCATCTCCCTGTCGCAATCTCGAGTGCCAATGGGGTTCAAGCCTTCACAGGGACCTCTTACTTTGATGAGGCTAATACATCTGGTCTTGGAACATCTGAAAACCCACCGTACCTTGCCTTTTATACTGGGTACTTTCCAGACACCGGAGTACAGGATCAGAGACTTGCTTATAGCCTAGACCAAGGGGAGACTTGGATCAAGTACAGCGAAAACCCGATCATCTCGCAGGCACAGGAGAAACCGCACGACATTACCGGTGGCTTAGAGACGCGAGACCCCAAGGTCTTCTTTGACGCTGCAACAAAAACTTGGGTCATGGTCCTCGCGCATGGAGGACAAAACAAATTGTCATTCTGGACATCTCCTGACGCCAAGACTTGGACCTGGCATAACGATCTCACCGATGACGGTATTCCCGGACTTCCCAGTGATATCACAGGCTGGGAAGTGCCTGATCTCTTTAATCTACCCGTCGAGGGTTCTTCAGACACTAAATGGGTCCTGATAGTTACTCCTGCCCAGGGGTCTCCCGCGGGTGGCAATGGCGTTTTTGCAGTCACTGGCTCGTTTGACGGCGCCACCTTCACCCTCGACCCTGTTGATCCAACCAACATGTGGCTAGATTTTGGGCGTGATTGGGATGGTGTTTATAGCTGGGAAAATGTGCCCACGTCCGATGGCCGTAAGATCCTTGCTTCGGTCATGAACAGCTATGGAGTCGACCCGCCAACCAATGCTTGGAAGGGCATGCTGTCGTTCCCACGTACTTTGCAGCTGCGAGAGATTGGTGGCGAGTTGCGCTTTATTCAGCAGCCTGTCATCGAACTCGAATCTGTCGGTACATCTCTTGGCAACATAGCAAATCAGACTCTCGAGCCAGGGACCACGCTCTTGTCTGACTATCGCGGAACTGCGTTACATATCAGCATCTCTTTTGTTCCTACTGAAGGCTCCATCGTATCCCTAGCAGTCCGCAAAGGAGACTCGGAACAAACCGTCATCCAGTATGCTCAATCCAATGGCGCCCTAACTGTTGATCGCCGTGCCAGTGGCAATATTTCATACAACTCGGCGGCCGGTGGTATTCACACAGCGACATTCTCGCCAGATTCTAACAATGTAGCACACCTGCGGGTTCTAGTAGACATGTGTTCGGTGGAGGTATTTGGGGGAGCTGGCGAAGTGGTCATTTCGGACCTGATATTTCCAAGCGAAAGCTCTAACAGACTGTCTCTATCCACGACTGGAGGAAATGTCGTCTTACAGTCCGTTGAAATACGCTCTGTCGCATGATGACGACAACCAGCCTGGAATTGGACATGCTGAGGGTTTCATATCCTTCGTTTTCCGCTTTCGTTACCCCATTGCTGCCCGTCGGCGTGTGCATCATTGACAATGGGCTTTCGAGACATAGCGTTACTGTTTTTCTTCCTTACGCTTTGGTTTGTCTGTCATTACCGTCATAACTTCACTATCAACTGAAAACGTCATCCATTGTATGTGTTTTAGAAACAACTGCGTTAGTAATATCGCTGTATGCTGTAACTCTACGGAATAATACCCCGCACGAGGACAACACTCAATGACCGATTCTTCTGAGGCTCATCACATTCTCTTCAAGCCTGTAGGAACGCCTAGTGTAATAATATGCTCGAATTGCATCGTTCAAGTTCCCGCCCGCACTCAGCAACTGTTCTTAATTCAAGGATTTATCAAAACAGATAATCTCAATTTCGGAGTAAGAATCAACACCAGCTAGAGCCGAGTGGCGTAAGCGCAATCGACTCCACTGCCAAAGCACCTCCATTCGCAACTACGCTAATATCCTGCGACTCCTGATACCTAGGAAAGACAGTGGCCGAAAACACGGTTCCATCACCTGCGAAAATCTCAAGAACAGATCTATCAAGAAAGATATCCAAGCTGAACTTCTTGTCGTCCGCATTAGCAACAAAGGCTTTCCACTTTCCTGCCTGACCATAGCCAGCATTAGTAGTGTCAAGGGTGAGACTTCCAGCGCCTTTATCGAATGTCAGCAGTACGGATTCACCGGCAGACTCAAAGACTGAGACGGTAAAGGATGTGGCATCCGACGAAGCGAGATCGGCGACAAGGGTGAGTCTAGCGCTCTTGGAGCTTCCGACATGGAAACCTTCTGATGTAACCTTCGTAGCTCCAAATTTCTTGGCCGGGCCAGATGCAAGACTCTTCAGCTCCGCAATTGGACGTTGACCCAAACCACCATCTTTGCGGATAAATAGCTCGCGTGTAATGGATTGTTGTCCAGCCCATCCGTTCACACGACTGGGCCACTTGGGACTAGGCCAATTTGCCATCCAGGTAATCGCCAGATCGCGGCCTGACTCATCCTTGTACCACTGCATAGCGTAACTAGCAGGGCCCTCATCAACCAGTCCGCGCTTTTCGCTTGTGAACGTCGTTCCATTATACGTGCCAGTCTCGTACCAACCGAGTCCATTTCCGCCATAAAAGAGAACCCATTTATCGCCCAGTGGGAAGAAGTTGGGACACTCCCATAGTTTTCCAGTGCTGCCGTCGCCAGTATAGAGAATACCGACATGGGACCAAGACACGAGGTCATCGGATTCGTACAGCTGTACTTGGCCACTCTTGCCGTTGGTGGCGCCAACAGCCATTTTCCAGTTGTTGTCGGTTGGGTCACGAAAGACCTTGGGGTCTCGGAAGAAGGGATCTTCTCCTTTTGGAGGGCCGGAAATGATCGGTTTCTTGGACAGATTGAACCTGACCCCATCTTTGCTCGTAGCCGTGATTACACTTTCCTGAACTGCGTCAGGGTGGTAGGCAAGGTTGATGTAGTCAGTCAAAATAAGCCGCAactcgttcttcttcttgtcgacGACTGCACTCCCAGTAAAGCGGCCAGAATCGTCACTAGAGTTGCTCACTTTGGCAGGGTACAATGCAACAGGCTGCTCACGCCAGTGAACCGAATCAGTACTCGTGGCATGGGCCCAATGCATAGGACCCCACAGCGGCGCATTGGGGTAGTATTGGCTAAACAGGTGATGAGTGCCATGAAACTCGACCAGACCAGCGGGGTCGTTGATCCACCCTTGGAAGGGTGTGTAGTGGTACTGAGGTCTAGTGGGGTCTGCAGCATAGGAGGAGCAAGCGGAGGAGCCGCGAGGGGCTTGATTTGCCTGGCCGAGTATGTTGAAGGAGAGATCCTTGTCTTCTCCAAGGGCATGGCAACCAACACGAACGTCGTCAATGTTGATGTGGCCCCAGGATTCTGACTTGCTGCTGTCATGCACGACGATATGCACCTTCTGGCCCTGCCACTTGCTCGTGTCCCAGATGATGCGAATGAGAGCCTCGTCGTTGGTGGCCGTCTGCTTGAGAAGGGTCTTCCTATCCGACTCGCGCACAAGAGCAACGTAGAGGTTGTCAGGATCATAGCCACCTCCGATTAGGAAGCTCAAGGCAGAGCTGGCTCTGAAGGTGCTTGACTTGAGTTCCCCAACGGCTGTCTCACCGGCTTGTTTAAAGCCTAGGAGAAATTTCTTGCCATCCTGATGGAAGGGGCCATCCCAGTATGATAGATCGGTGGAGATGGAGTCTTTGCCGAATGCAGTGCCGCTGACAACTTCCCATCCCTCGAGGTTGCCAGTCTCAAAACTTGGGTTTTCAGGGCCTGGATAGCTTTTGAGATGACAGTTTTTAAAGTGAGGGAGGGAAGCTCCTGCAGCCAAGGTGGCGGCGAGTGGTAGAAGAGCGGAATAAATCATGATGATTTTTGTGGCAATGATGGAGCAGGGAGAATAGAGGTAGAGAGTATCAGATCTGTCGTCCTGAACCGGTCGACTTGTCGTGATCACCTCCTCACTAAGGGCAGTTCCTGGAGGCCCTTATATATCTCAAAGGCAAAGCTCGCAAGTCCTATCTTTGGAGAAGCATTGCTACGGCGTGATGCCAAATATTGACTGCGCACATGCATACATCGGCGATACAATAAAGTCACTGCGAGAATTGCGGAGATTTCTTGCGGGGAATAGCGACTGGGCCTAGTAATCTAGAAGCTCGAGACGTTCCATGCATGCACTACAGGGAGTATGGCGCTAGAGACGTGATGTAAAGTCAAGCTACCATCGGTCGACTCCAAGTGCATAAGGCACATTGAAGTCACTCCGAATGGCGGAATGGAATCAATACACCTACCAGTCCCCTTCAACATGCCAATGCTGGGATGGAACTCGCAAATGAGATGAAAGCACGGATCAATTGTATGCTCGAGGTTGCCGCACTAGCGTCTAGACTAATCCGCTAAACTCAAACTTAGTCCACTATCTGGGTCCAGCGAGCGCGGAGACAAACTGCAACTCCGCGATAACGGCTTTATCTCCAGTATTGGAGAATACAGCCGGTTGGGTGAAATGAAGATTAGCATGTCAGGGCGTCAAGTCCAATTGCGCGATATGCATAGAAGGACAGAACAGGCTTGATCTATGATAGTGAACCTTGTAAACTATGTTGTTTGGGGAGGTGATAGTGATTCCATGGAGTGCATGCATTACGGCTTTCGACATGCTACATGCGGACTCGGCGACTCCTAAGTCGTTGCGACCAGGGTTCTATCTCAATACAAACAACGCTTTAACTCGCAACAAAGCAGGCGCTAGTAAGCGATGTGCCTCAAGGCGGATTTCTGGAAGGTAGAAAGAAGGCGGGGAGCCATGCGAAGGAGTCGTCTGAACGGGAGAGGGGCCCACTTAGGATGGCAGATATCACATCGGCCCATACTTTGCCGGCCCGACAACGACCCCCAGACAATTGGTGCCATGGATAAAGTGGCATTAAGTGTGAACCTGTCAATCAAATTTACTCCTGGACGGCGTCCGTGGTACATGCAAACTCAAACTAAACCCCGCGGAGATCGATTTAGTTGTGCGGGGAAGCTGCAAAGATTGCAACTCTACGTTCATGAGGGGGCGCTGCGAGTATATACACCTACCACCCTTCTTCTATCATTTAATAGCTCCTCCCCTACGAGGACTAGTTTATCCTGTTAAGCCCCAATATATCTTGATATCTGTCGATCTGCAGCTATGATATGTAATCACAAAGCTGTACTGGAGCTCGGCTCGAACCACTGGCTGTCCAACCCCGCACCTAACATGGTGACATCCCGAGTTCCAAATCCAGTCACTGTTGCATTGCTAAATGGTGGAGGTGCGTGCGTCTAGCTCGCTTCCGTCTCACCGATACTTTTCTAGAAACGATATAGAGTAAAAGTCGCCCGGCTTTGCTGAGAAACTTGCCCATTTTGCTTGACGTCATCTGCGACCCATACTCGCTTCATAGGTCTCACGGGCCACAACCGGACTACTTCTCGGTGCGAGAGATTGTTGGACTCGGTTAGCCTGGTGTCGATTCCAGATGACTGGGGTTTGGCATAGCCCGACTGCGCGATTCTTCATACATAGTACGagctgagatcaaggccaatgAGAGTGGGTCAGCATGATCTCCTTGGCAAACATGTGAGACGAAAGGCTCGGACTCGTGTCACTCATTCTCTCCGAGCCTCATGCGGTCAAGAAAATTCAGGTGGGTCACCAACGTTTCCTCACTATTCCACTCAGGCAAATCGTCTAGAATTTGGCCGAAGGTGTCACATCTTGAGGCCATACATCAGCAGAAGCAGCCAAAAGTCTAGTTTCAATTACAGTCCTGATCAGTATCTGTTCCTGGCAGCTTAGCCTGAAATATCTGCAAATATTCATCAAAGCCTAGAGATGTCAGCATCTAGGTTAGCTCTTTTTATTTGCAAGGCCCACCGTACTGAATAAAATGAGCCTATCGCGGAGCAACATTTAACTCCGCGTGCCCATCTTATCCACTCCACTCCACTCCACAAAAGTACGACATCCGCGGCACAGCTGAACAGGAACAGAGTCCTGCACGCACAGGCTCAGCCAGTCACCGTTTTTTAAGTTGACCACATTACTCCAGTTTCCTTTGACAGGACAAGGCGCTACTTTCGTCTCGTCAGTAGATCTTATTTCCGCCATAGCAGCCTTTTTTTTACCCGCAGCCACCCCGTCCCCCTGTTAGTCCTGCAATTTGTTTCCCGCAGCCACAAAATTACCATGACCGAGTATCAAAGGCGCAGATCAATCCTAGCCTGCGATCTGTGTCGTTTAAGGAAAATTAAGTGTGATTCTCGTCAACCCCAGTGTGGTCCCTGCGAGCTGAACGGTGCCGAGTGCATCTACCGTGCCGTCCCTGGGGCACGTCCGTCAAGGTAATCCCCTAAGATGTTGTCCGCCCGAATGTTACTATCTCAAATCTTGGCGATATCACTCAGATAGCACGAGGCTAACAGTCCAGACAGGCTGGAAGTTGACATTTCCGAGATCCGCCAAAGGCTAGACCAAATAACAGCCCTCTTGACATCTGATCGTCATATCGAGGAGAACCAGCCGGTTCACCACGCGACACCATCTCCACGCCCGGCAATCGACATATCCGAGACCGGCCACGTAAGCCTGGCTGACCGTGATGGAGTCTACATTGAATTTCCCTTCATGATCATCCAGCGCAGGTCCATGATGCGCTTGCTcgatcttgaccttgaatTAGCAAGATGGCTTATCAACATGGAGCGCGCTATCGCAGGGTATCCGGCGTTGGTTGGTGCGACACCTGGTTTCAGTACGTCGAGGTTGTTAATGATGCAGTCTCACCGACTGACCGCCGACTTGGCCAGTTTCTCTGAGCATGTCCATACATGGTATCCTCTCTTCTCTGTCGAGTTCTCTGACATATTCTTCTATACTATTGGCAACGTGGGCAGCTCACCTGTCAATTCATGTCTCGCCATTCTAGTTCTCGCCATAGGTTGCATGGCGGGTAATGGCAATGCTGCTGTTCCTCTCGATAGGAGACCGGAACTTGTCTACATTCACGAGGCCACATCATTCCTCCAAAACGTCTTCTTGGAACATTCTATTCCCGCTCTACAATGCCTCGTTCTCTTCGCGATATACCATttgcatcttcttcagccatgCCAGGCACACGATTACATTCTCGCGGCCTCGTCCCGTGCACAAAATATGCTGCGGAGTCATCAGTACCCCCCAAACTCTGATTCAGGAGAACTCCTCGGTCGTGCTTACTGGACCATCCTCCTCATTGAGAGCGAACTTCTGATCCAACTTGACCTACCTCAAAGCGGGATCTGGGCCTTTAATGACTCTGTTCCTCTGCCATCAGCCAGCACTGTATGGCATTTCCCGCTCCGCCCAACCCAGACAGATACGGCTACTCTTCGATCATCGTCACACTTCTCATCGATACCGAGCAACGCTCCTGCTGATAACACTCTTGTGTACTTTGTTGCTGAAATAGCAATGCGCCGTATGCTTCAGCGCTGTACTACATCTGTGAGGAGGTCTGCCGGCGGGGGTCTACGATACGCCCCAGTTATTGCGACTGAGCTAGAGTTGCATCTTCACGAGTGGTACGATTACCTTCCACCACTATTACGATTTCCCAAAAGCCTGGATGATAGGGATCATGGAGCTTTACATCCGAACGCACAATTTTTACAAGCCCAGTTCTTCGCCTGTAAAGCCTCCATCTACTGGCCCGCCGTGTACCAATCcattgagcttggcgagatTAGCGATGAGCTATCCCAGTACTGTGCCAAATATTTCAAAGCTTACATCACATTCATCTCTGCGGCTGCATCCACTTTGAAGAGCTGCCGGGTCAATAGTTGGACCTTAGCTACAAGGTGCGTGTTTTTGGGCTTGATCTTCTGTGTGCTAGTTGCCTCTATACTAACCCGATTCCTTTCAAAGTATCTTTATCATAACCATGGCGGCCCTGAGAGCAATAATACTTCCATCTTTCGATAAAGAGTTCAACAGTGATGAGCTACGCAACAGCTTTAGTCGAGCCATTCAAGTCTTTACAGATATAAGCCCTCATAGCCCCTCATTGGCTGCTTTAGGGCATATATTGGACGAACGTGTGGCTGTTATGCAAAAAGAGACTGCTGGTCACAGTGATCATTCAATACTGAGCTACAGAAAATGGGGATCGAGCAATGGCAACTTACGGAAAAATTGTCATACCATACCATAGTAGCGGAACGATATGCTCCGCACAAGTGAAAGCAATTGTCCACCTAGGAGTTCATGCTTGCATTGTCGGCAGAAGCTCTCAGAAGACGGGAAACGGCCCTGGCTTCTGCTAGAGTCCGTGCAGACTCCGAGGGAATCGGCATTGGTATTATGCTGTCTGCAAGTTAGAGACATTAAAGGGTGCCGTCGCTCAGGGTCAGGGTTACTtcttaactttatatattatagcttaggctttttaatatattacttaattttattaaacttaatttactttttattaataaatacctCTTATAAGGTAGTATTAATCTTAATAGCCctaatagtatttattagCTTAAGTGTTAAAGGTTTATTACCAGGATAGGCCTTACTAAATTTAATAAActctttaataaatactattttaaagtatttataatagtaaataagtaccttataaatattattactaatatcCCCTTAAGTACTAAGCTCTCTCTACTATAACTACGCCTTTAGATGTCTTTGTATCAGTCAAAACAGTCTCTAGACCATCAGACCTTGCAACAGTCTCTTTAAACTTCCTAGGAGGGACGTTCATGGCGTAAAGCTCGTCCATCTTCTCAAATGAAAGACCTTTGGTTTCGGGAAACAACCACCAGCCGCCGAAACCGGCGATCAATCCAGTAGCCAAGAATATAAACCCGACCTTTCCGCCCAGGTCTCCGGCGTCGGGATTAATCATATACGGGACTGTAAACTGCATGATCAGACCCCATACCGAGTtagtgatggtgatgaagccTTGGGTCGCCGCTCTGAGCCGCATGGTTGCAATTTCCGACGCCAGGACAAATCCCGTGGCGCCGATTGAGAGCTGATAGATCAGCGCCCAAACATACAGCATGCCCACGATACCCCAGCTTGCCCTTTTCGTATCGGGAATGCATCCCAGGATTCCCATGATCAGTAGCATCAAGCAGAGTACGAACTGGGGACCGACAATGAGAAATCGACGACCAAATATCTCTGTGAGGGGAAACGCGGCAGTGCTAGCGACAAGCATAACAACATATAAAGCGATCGAGGCGCCAAAATAGTCTTTGACGCCGATGAGTTCAAGGAAGTATGTAGCGTAGCCGATTACAAAGGTTGCTCCAATCATTTGTTGAGCTGAGGCAGCAAAAATAGCAGTAAAAGTACGCTTTCGGTTAAGTTTGTTGAAGCATTCTGTTTCCGCTTGTACGTTGATGCCCAAGATTCTCTTTGGAGGTGTGTTGTCAACGTTACCATGCAGGTCGTTGGTGAGTCGAATTTCTTCCTCGATGCGTCTGACTTCTATATCGTAGTATTCGGTATCGTTGAAACCATATATACGGCGGAGTGCTTTCTTAGCATCGCCTACTCGGCCACGTCTGATAAGCCAATAGGGGGACTCGGGGAAGAAAGGCCAGGATATGGTTAAGATGACTGTAGTATAGGGCTCTGCATTAGTGACTAGAAATCGCGGGAAGACAGATACAACGTACGAGGGAAAATGTACATAGCCACGACAGGAAGCCACCATTGCCATTTGCCAGAAATGTGACTGCTCCCCTGGCTTACAATGACGATAGCAAACTGGCCGAAGACGATACTAGTATTGAAGAAGCACAGAAAGAAGCCACGGAGCTCGGGACGGCAAGTCTCGCCAATCCATAGAGGCGAGATGGTGAACATCATACCGATCGCGATACCGTTGACACCCCGTCCTGCCAGATGCATCCTCCAGTCTGGAGCAagttgttggagaaggacCCCAGCAACTGAGATGATAGATGCTGCCAAAATGCCCCATTTTCGACCGAACCGTTCGAGTAACGGCGCAAAGATAAAGGTAGCGACGATTTCGGTAGCGGGGGCGATCGAGTTCCAGGCGGAGAGATAGTGAGCCGGAATGAGGTAGGTACCGTCCGACTTGAGCACTCCGAACTTTTCCCTAAATTCAGGCAAAGCAGCGAGCTGACCGCCGGCCACGATGTCAAACCCTTGCATGACAACGCCAGTCGAGATCAGCAGAGCTAGTTGCTGTTGTGAGCTGATGGAAACAGACGACAGGCAGCTGCGAGTAAAGGGCTTAACTTACCCCAAAGGGCAAACCGCGACTGCGACCTAAGAATTTTCCATTTGTTGTCTGGATCGACAACGGAATAATCCACTCTGCGGTGCAATAGTCAGTGGCCGGCTGAGATTTCTCAGTGGAACGATCAAGACGCGCTTACCCATGAATTAGGGTCATTGTAACTTTGAcgtgttgaagttgaagtaTTGAGGTAATATTAGGCAGAAAGGGCTTGCTCCTGTACTGAGTGACTGTAGACCAAGTCGACCTTTGCCAGGTCCGACATGGAATACTTATAGCCCTGCCAGTTGAGTTGTCTAATCGATCCGGGGTTAGTGCATCCAGACAGTTGGATTGTCTGATGATCCGGGGTATGGGGTAAGGTTGCCAATGCAAATGCAAGCGAAGCCAGGGGTTTGGGGTGGAGAACTACCTCCGCCTTATGTTTCCATACGGAATTACGTAGAGATTAGAGTTAACATTGTCACGTGTCTGTCAAGTTACATCGTTCCACTTATAAATTTCTCCAAGCATCGCGGAGCTA
This window encodes:
- a CDS encoding glycosyl hydrolase, which translates into the protein MIYSALLPLAATLAAGASLPHFKNCHLKSYPGPENPSFETGNLEGWEVVSGTAFGKDSISTDLSYWDGPFHQDGKKFLLGFKQAGETAVGELKSSTFRASSALSFLIGGGYDPDNLYVALVRESDRKTLLKQTATNDEALIRIIWDTSKWQGQKVHIVVHDSSKSESWGHINIDDVRVGCHALGEDKDLSFNILGQANQAPRGSSACSSYAADPTRPQYHYTPFQGWINDPAGLVEFHGTHHLFSQYYPNAPLWGPMHWAHATSTDSVHWREQPVALYPAKVSNSSDDSGRFTGSAVVDKKKNELRLILTDYINLAYHPDAVQESVITATSKDGVRFNLSKKPIISGPPKGEDPFFRDPKVFRDPTDNNWKMAVGATNGKSGQVQLYESDDLVSWSHVGILYTGDGSTGKLWECPNFFPLGDKWVLFYGGNGLGWYETGTYNGTTFTSEKRGLVDEGPASYAMQWYKDESGRDLAITWMANWPSPKWPSRVNGWAGQQSITRELFIRKDGGLGQRPIAELKSLASGPAKKFGATKVTSEGFHVGSSKSARLTLVADLASSDATSFTVSVFESAGESVLLTFDKGAGSLTLDTTNAGYGQAGKWKAFVANADDKKFSLDIFLDRSVLEIFAGDGTVFSATVFPRYQESQDISVVANGGALAVESIALTPLGSSWC
- a CDS encoding general substrate transporter; its protein translation is MTLIHGVDYSVVDPDNKWKILRSQSRFALWALLISTGVVMQGFDIVAGGQLAALPEFREKFGVLKSDGTYLIPAHYLSAWNSIAPATEIVATFIFAPLLERFGRKWGILAASIISVAGVLLQQLAPDWRMHLAGRGVNGIAIGMMFTISPLWIGETCRPELRGFFLCFFNTSIVFGQFAIVIVSQGSSHISGKWQWWLPVVAMYIFPLILTISWPFFPESPYWLIRRGRVGDAKKALRRIYGFNDTEYYDIEVRRIEEEIRLTNDLHGNVDNTPPKRILGINVQAETECFNKLNRKRTFTAIFAASAQQMIGATFVIGYATYFLELIGVKDYFGASIALYVVMLVASTAAFPLTEIFGRRFLIVGPQFVLCLMLLIMGILGCIPDTKRASWGIVGMLYVWALIYQLSIGATGFVLASEIATMRLRAATQGFITITNSVWGLIMQFTVPYMINPDAGDLGGKVGFIFLATGLIAGFGGWWLFPETKGLSFEKMDELYAMNVPPRKFKETVARSDGLETVLTDTKTSKGVVIVERA
- a CDS encoding glycosyl hydrolase, with protein sequence MITYLSHKAWFMPYPTKFVGLALISLLTCLTQADDFRPLYHFVPEQNWMNEPNGLIKIGSQWHLFFQHNPTGNFWGNLSWGHATSTDLIDWNHLPVAISSANGVQAFTGTSYFDEANTSGLGTSENPPYLAFYTGYFPDTGVQDQRLAYSLDQGETWIKYSENPIISQAQEKPHDITGGLETRDPKVFFDAATKTWVMVLAHGGQNKLSFWTSPDAKTWTWHNDLTDDGIPGLPSDITGWEVPDLFNLPVEGSSDTKWVLIVTPAQGSPAGGNGVFAVTGSFDGATFTLDPVDPTNMWLDFGRDWDGVYSWENVPTSDGRKILASVMNSYGVDPPTNAWKGMLSFPRTLQLREIGGELRFIQQPVIELESVGTSLGNIANQTLEPGTTLLSDYRGTALHISISFVPTEGSIVSLAVRKGDSEQTVIQYAQSNGALTVDRRASGNISYNSAAGGIHTATFSPDSNNVAHLRVLVDMCSVEVFGGAGEVVISDLIFPSESSNRLSLSTTGGNVVLQSVEIRSVA